aaaatggctattattccccacaaactttgcttttgtgaccaggacagtgatattttgaaatttacctattttccagaacattccagatagattcagtactgagtaaacttggagtaacttctagaactttctagaactttccagtaatataaatagtagtataaatacagaggccttaagcccaccagttcagtttagttccagctgcctaagtggatacatatctgcatttttctgagatggcatcaagaggctgcaagcatccggcagacgcatgttgctgtgtctgcggccaatttatcaagacaagagcgaaaaagtactccgtggaagcatctgctaagatgtgtgaggcctacaaggcatatttcggcatgcctgtcgaggatcaagacaaaccctgggcacctcatttcacctgcgagcactgcaaaaaaactctggaaggtaagatggacaattgttgctcggaattttatgttataaaatttgttaatttttaaaattgtaaaagtttttaattttaaaatgttttacaattttcaatgttattgaaaaaatatatcatatatgaaaaatgttgcgagaatctcttacacattagtcatgggtgaaataaatgtatttttgtaggatggtacagaggggaaaagagagccatgaagttcactatcccattttggcgggaacccactgaccactcaagcaactgctacttctgcatggtggacccttccaaacgtcggactggcaagaatgcacctgctatcatgtatccggaccttccttcatccatcgccctggtgccacactgccatgagctccccgtacccactcctccggagacagagcagccgtctttagaagagagcagcaagtcagagagcgaggaagacgttgtagatccagatgacaatttcagaggtggagctgaggagataaacccatactaccccaaccaaaaagacctcaacgacttgattagagatcttggtctcaccaagtccaatgccgagcttttgacgtctaggcacaagcagtggaacttgttggatgaaagtgtgcaagtcgcagatcagaggaagcgtcaccaaactttttccagcttcttcacccgtcaagatgggctctgcttctgccacaatgtgaccagtctgttcgaggcaatcggaatcgcctgtaaccagaatgagtggcgcctcttcattgacagctcatccaggagcctcaaagccgtgctgcttcataatggtaacaagtacccgtctcttcccctggctcactcggtgcacctcaaagaggattacaacagcaccaagaccttgctggacgccttgaagtatgatgagtacgtctgggaggtcataggagacttcaaaatggtggcattcctgatgggtctccaaggcggttttaccaagtttccctgctatctttgcctttgggacagcagggacaccaaggcgcactaccacaggcgggactggccacagcggaccgagttctccatggggaggaacaacgtaaagtgggagccactggtggacccccggaaggtgctgatgccaccactgcacatcaaattgggccttatgaaacaatttgtcagagctctagataaggagtcggcagccttcaagtaccttcaagacttcttccctaagctgtctgaggcaaaggtcaaagcctgtgtcttcgtcggaccacagataaagaagatcctggagtgcaatgaattccccaagaagctcactagtaaggagaaagcggcttggaacagctttgtcgcagtggttcaggggtttcctgggcaatcacaaggccgaaaactatgtggagctggttgagactctggtgaagaactacggcacaatgggatgtccctcaaagtccatatccttgatgctcatcttgataaattcaaggagaacatgggagcgtactcggaggagcaaggcgagcacttccaccaggatatactggactttgaacgccgctaccaaggacagtataacgagaacatgattggactacatttgggggctgattcgtgaaagtgatttacagtataatcctaaatctcgaaaaactactcacttctaaatcttttgtagtcatttttgtattactttagtataaatacatgttaatttggattcatatgttgttgttttctgaatttatgtgaacgaaaagacacaaattcgcccattttctcattggaaataggtcaatttcaaaatatcactgtcctggtcacaaaagcaaagtttgtggggaataatagccattttctatacttttgaggcataagcaattaggaaataacacttactacccaggaacaaaaattgtgttacatagtgtaatgtattATGGTCCTGGTGTGCTGTGTTCAGAATACATTaccatttaatgttttttttataatctttccTTTTTCCTCAACAGATGATATTATTTTCAGCCTGTTGTATCTGTGGGCTGATTGGAGGGATACTAAACTTTCAGTTTGTGCGAGCACTTGTGAAAAAGTCTTCCACTCTTTACTCACTGCACGTTGCTGCTATGTCACTGGCCTGTCTGGGGATTGGTGGCTGCACACTTTCAGCCTGGCTCACCTGTCGCTTGGCCAGCAATGAGCAACAAAGGATGTTTATAGAAAGGGAGCACTCTCTACACCATTCCCACGAAATGACAGAGAAAGTAGGTTattgttaatcttttttttctaccTACACATTCTAATATGGTACAATAAGGATTACTAGGATTACTTCCAGTTTCAAATCCACTTACAGCTTGAGCATTGAGTTTGCAAGTACTTATGTTGGTTGCCAAGTGAATTTTTAGAAGTTTTCAAAACTCTTTATAAGGTTTGTAAACAGATCTTTAAATGCAATGGAGCACTAAAGCCTAAAGgtctagagacacacacacacacacacacacacacacacacacacacacacaaacacacacacacacacacacacacacaaacacacacacacacacacacacacacacacacaaacacacacacacacacacacaaacacacacacacacacacacacaaacacacacacacacacacacacacacacacaaacacacacacacacacacacacacacacacacacacacacacacacacacacttgtgcaCGCACTACTGAACGGTACGGAGATCCAGTATGCAGTTAtggaaggaaacaaaaaaaattcaaatatattcaaagtACAGCATCTGGCAAGAAAATCAAAAACCATGTCGGATCGGGTGAGTGAAGAGCTAGACACGCATTGCATACAATTATTAACAGGAAAGTTGACACCTGGCATTACTAAGACTATGGCATCACTTGATCTTTTGATCTTTTTTAAAACGTAGGGATTTTCAACATTTTCATAAATGTACAAAACATCCCATTGGCTCATTGAAATCTGAGTAGCGTTGCTGCAAagtgtaaaatattattattattattataaggaggttgtgtggtccagtggttaatgaaaagggcttctaaccaggaggtccccagttcaaatctcagccactaactcactgtgtgtccctgagcaagtcacttaacctccttgtgctccgtctttcgggtgagacgtaattgtaagtgattctgcagctgatgcatagttcacacacccttgcctctgtaagtcgtcttggataaaggcatctgctaaataaaaataataataaatacacatggAATAAAACTACAAAGATAGTAGTAGTTTAACAAGTTGCAGAAAATGAGAAATAGtgtcaataatgtatttttttttcttgttttgcaaTGAATGATTTTAATTTTCTTAAATACCCCACACTGACCTTCAGCTGATATCATATGACTTCacctctttctttttgttttgaataCACATTGTGTATTTTCTGTCTGTGTGTAAACAATTCCCACGGTGGTATTTTATATTTTCCCCGCATACCGGACTTCTAGACCACTCTGTATTGTATGTGTCTGGctcttaagtattttttttttacttttcttatcAGAATATTTTGTTCTAAATCAACACCATGCATATTGTGTATATTAGCCTGTGGTAATGTCACTAATATAGAGTTGTTGTAGATAAAGCTGAGGTTGTGATATATTTCAGTTTAAAGGAGATTGCTGAGCCATTAAGTAAATTCTGGCCCTTAATTGTGACTCTGAGCAAACAAGATATGCCGAAACCGTTACTTTTTATAGTACAACATGTTGTTTGATTTGTTTGCTTCTCTTCTCAGACTTTATTTCCACTGACTCATGTGAAACCCATTTATCCTGCCACTATGAATCGGTTTCACAACTGAGTCAACGTGAGAaaaaagtctggaaaacaaaaaagatCAACAGTAAAACAAGGACAAGCATGTTTTttcctgtatgtatgtgtgtgtgtttttttctttgactgGTTTActatggtttaccatgtttattttttaactgtgctttatcatgcctttctgtgctttactgtacttgtGTATGCTATATCATGCTTCCTCTATGCATCTTTACATTTTGTAAAGGGTTAAGTCAATATTTTGGGAGGAATGTCACTGCTGAATACCCTGCGGGAATACAAATAGCAAATCCATGAAGTCGAACCTATATGTATCAAATAAATTGGCCTAAATGTTGCACTGGTGGCAGTCACGGCAGTATAAGTAGTGAGAATGATGTAAAAGTCTGAGGTGGTCTCTATTTTGCCTGTCACACATCTTTAGAAAATGTATTACATCAACTGTATCACCCATGTATTGACCAATTTTGTTTACAGCACACATCTTTCTCAAAGGTCAGCTAATGCTGTTGTGTGTTTGTGCTCTTTAGAGCTTTTTCATTTCCAAATTGTCATGTCTAACCACGGTAGTTTGTCAGTATAATAAAAGCAGCTGCAACATACTGCAACTTAATCACTCCCACTGAAGCTTCCTACGAGAAAGAAAATCATAAGAACTACTAATCATAATGTATCTAAATAGAACTGCCCTTTATAAAATATTAATCCTGACAGTGTTTCCCCCCAGGGGTGAGTCACCATTACCTTCCTTAGTCACTTCACTAAATGCAATAAACATACAGTAGAATGAGTTTCACATTAGAATCGGTTTACAAGTTAAAGGGTAGCAGTAGTAGATCAGGATCACATAAAAAAATGCAATGGGAGAATGATATAATGAAATTCAGTGCTACCTTGTTATAAGGTGACACTTTATACCACGGAAAGGGTTATAAGGCGGTATGGTCATGCTGCCCATTACACTAGCACTTGCATTCCCCTTACCCATCAGCTACAccattataaagggggagcactataCAAATTCTCGGTTACCTTTATGAATATTGCAGTTGACCTCTTCTAAATTGGCTTCTGCTTTTGGGTTTGCAGAGGAGAGGTTTTGAACATACTATAAATATTGATGTGCATTCTAAAGATGTTCACTAACATGTTCACTTAACTAACACATTGTATTCACTCTGTGCAATGAGGTTAACAGTCTGTTATTGCATAGCTACAATGTGTAGTTGTATAAGCCAATAAGGGTCTATGAAGACTAGATTTCTAAAATATTTAGTTGTTATACTTAgagtaaattatgttttttttgtttttttttttacaacaggaaTTGCCAGATAACTTAAGCAATGGGATCCCCCAAGTTCTACAAAATGGAAACACAACAGTACCGTGACAATGTACAATAACTACAAATAATGGGGTTCCTATAAATATGGTAAGCAGAGAAGAACACTGAAGTTGAGAATGTTTTGCGGTGTTATTTAAGACTGTACAATTCATTGGAACAACTCTAGACTGGACAATGCCCTGTGGCGATTGGTTATCAGTTGTACTGACTACAGAAGCAGGTAACAATTGTGCAAGCTGCATAATTGTTTGGACCAAAAACTTTCTAGAAAAAAAGGCAAACTCTTTTAGCTACAGTGCAATTAGCTCAACAAATGGCTTGATCAGCAGCTTttcctgctatttttttttaaaggacaaatAACCCTAGACTGATACTTTGCTATGTTTGTAAAATATTCATGTACAACTTCCTGAAAGCATGTGAAAGGTGTTCATCTAAAGCTTGCAGTCTTACAGTCTTTCTTAATCCACAGGAACCCCAAACCGGAATGCTACCCTGTTAAAATTATTCCTGAATGCATGACAAAGTGCCTGTCCTTATATAGTCTACATATTTATCTGGATTGATATCACTTTACTAAATATATGGGATTTATCATTTGTGAATGATATATTTTTCTATAagagctaattaaaaaaaaaaagaaatatgaggTAATAAAcagttgtataatatatatatatatatatatatatatatatatatatatatatatatatatatatatatatatatattgtgagggagTGTACATTCCAGATCAAACTTGGGCAGCTGTGGGGCCGTGGGTGTGAAGAATGCACACTCCATCTGGGTAAAGGCTTGTATGAATCTTTGAgaagatgtttaaaataaaacaaacaaaaataataaagtgtgaaaagacaacataaactaactggatggtaaacaaagTGTGGAGataatgtaaaatgttttaaagtaaaatcAGAGAGTTAACAAATGAACTTAAAGTGGTTATCACGGATTGATTAAGAAAGGTTAAACCACAAACTTGGGTTTAAAAAGAATCAATGTTATGCTTGGTTGAAAAAGGTATGTTATTATATCGGAAAGGGTATATGGAGGCATTAAGACCCTGGAGATGATACTGATGTCTGGATTATCTCCAATGTaggttaattgtttaatcatGTAATTGTCTGGGAGTTAAGAGTGAGAAGGTTGAGAAGGTAGCGGGGAGAGGATTGTGAGGAGGAGTTGCTGAGAGCGTCAGAGGAGTTGATTGTGCACAAAGAAACGAAagtaaggaaaacaaaataaattacctgtgtgtgtgtaaatcgGGGTAAACAGGAGTAGCCTGTCCCTGTTTAGAGTGGGATGCTTTAACTGTTTAGTTAGACCCCAAAAGGGTTtaggcttttcttttgtttttgtttgcaccAATGGTGCAttggttttgttttcaaataaagccACGCCCCGGCATGTTTCATTCGAAGTTCAGTTTTCCTTGAAGTTATTCTTATATACTGCACACCACGAGGTCAATATCCTGAAAAGACGGCAGCAAATtcttgactatatatatatatatatatatatatatatatatatatatatatatatatatatatatatatatacagtgccttgcataagtattcaccccccttggacttttccacattttgtagtgttacaacctggaattaaaatggatttaattgggatttttaccatttgatttacacaacatacttaacactttgaaggtgcaaaatattttttattgtgacacaaaagttaattaaaccaaaaaaaaagacatttgttggttgcataagcaTTGACCccccatcaagttggatggggaccgttggtgaacagcaattttcatgtcttgccacagattctcaatcagattgaggtc
The Acipenser ruthenus chromosome 3, fAciRut3.2 maternal haplotype, whole genome shotgun sequence genome window above contains:
- the LOC117435374 gene encoding transmembrane protein 196-like, whose amino-acid sequence is MCTRRKIICSLLVLSVLEIGLGVSSIALGAVGISRVNAEQKPQLGDASPVWSGVCFLICGLCGVICAKKKSGLVMILFSACCICGLIGGILNFQFVRALVKKSSTLYSLHVAAMSLACLGIGGCTLSAWLTCRLASNEQQRMFIEREHSLHHSHEMTEKELPDNLSNGIPQVLQNGNTTVP